Genomic DNA from Veillonella criceti:
CAATAAACCAAGAAAAGTAATCGGCCCTACTAAGGCTGTAGCTACCGCAACCAGTAACGCAATCACACGAAGAACTCGTTTTTGTAAATGTACCGTATCAATCCCTAGATTATGGGCATTTTCTCGTCCCAAAATAAATACATCCAGCTCACGCCGTAATGACCAACCATACCCTATAGCTATAGCCGTTAATATAGCTGCTATACCTAATAAGTCGGTAGGAATCAAATTAAAACTAGCAAACATTTTATTTTGTAGCACATAAAATTGATCTGGATCTAACAGAAGCATAAAAAACGAAAAAGCACTGCGAAAGAGCATGCCACAGACTACGCCCCCCAGTAATATAAAGTAAATGTACGATTGCTCACGCTGAAATAGAAATCGAAATAATACATCCGCAAACACGACCATTAGCGCTACATTTATAAGAAAATAATAACTTTCACCTAAAATGCCTGTCATCGTGCTTCCAAAAATAAATAATACGCCCCCTTGTATTAATAAATAGAGCGAATCAAAACCTATAATAGACGGTGTTAAAATTCGATTATGCGTAATGGTCTGAAACAATACAGAGCTGACGGCTATACCAAAACCAGCCAACAAAACAGCGGCTACTTTTTCTAAACGCCGTGGCAAGGCATAGGCCATTTGAGCGGTTGACATATTGATCATCAAATAGGCCCCTAACGCCATCACAAAGAGCCCTATTAAGAGAAGCAACCGTCGCTGATTATTAGCCATGTTGCTTCCTCCTCACTAAAAATGTTAAGAATATCATACTCCCTATGACACCGATAACCAGACTAACGGATACTTCATAAGGGAAAATAATAAGACGCCCTATCATATCGCAAATAAGCACAAATAAAGCCCCCATAATAGCTACATAGGGTAAATTAGCTCTAATATTATCCCCACGCCACATCGTAACTAAATTGGGAATAATTAGACCAATAAAAGATATTTCACCTACAGTTAAAACCACAGTAGCTGTGGAAATAGCTACTAAAGTTAGCCCTAATCGCTTCACCGCTTGATAATTAAGGCCTAAACTATGGGCAAAGGATTCACCAAAACCTGCAATCGTCAATTTATGAGCATATAGGTAAGTAACCATAATGACGACAATCCCCAAGTAAAGAAGTTCATAACGGCCTTTTAAAACCCCTGAAAAATCGCCATACATCCAAGCATTTAAACTTTGCACTAAATCATACTTGTAGGCAATAAATGTTGTCATAGCCGCAATAACCCGGCCAAACATAATACCAAGTAAGGGGATAAATAACGCATCTTTATATACTACGCGATCTAACATAGCCATAAATAGCCAAGAGCCACCTAAAGCAAAGACAAAGGCCATCGCGACTTTCACCCAAAGAGTGGTAGCCCCCACAAATACCATAGCTACCAACAGCCCCAAACTCGCCGCTTCAATCGTACCAGACGTAGAAGGGGCTGCAAATTTATTCTGTGATAACTGTTGCATAATAAGGCCCGCTATAGACATAGTAGCACCAGTAATCAAAATAGCTATGAGCCTAGGTATGCGACTTTGCACTAAGATTTGTAAATTTTCACGAGTCAAAGTTTGCCATGAAATATCAGCCACGCCCACAAATAAAGAGGCGATGGCCCCTATGATTAATAACAAAATCCATTTCCACATAGACGCCACCTCCTTAATGAATCATTACATTTACTACTGAAATATACAACGCCAAGACTAGCTAGATTTCCATTAAACTTTTAGAAATTATAACCAATGGATAGCCAATAACTACGGCCAGCTAAATACGTACCACCAGTGGCCTTACCTGAACTGTAGTAATAATTATATTCTGTACCATCAATCATAGTACTCTTATCAAAATCTTTGTCGAAAATATTATTAATCTGTGCATTTAATGTAATACCACGATCAAATTTATAACTAGCACCTAAATTAAATACGGCATAAGATTTATAATATTTGCCTAATTCCTTAACAACTTTGGCATTAGCCGTTGTACTCCCAGCATAACGAGCAATTCGGTTGCGGTATTCCATACCGAACCATACATTAGTGCGCTCATTCGCATCCCAATCAATCTTGGCATTAACCATATGTTTTGGCGTAGCTGTCAAAGGACTGCCTTTATAATCGCCACTTGTAATTTTACTAGAAGTAAATGTGTAGTTAACATTGAAATTAACATCGTCAGCAATCGGCGTACGATACGCAAATTCTACCCCTTGTGCTTTACCTCGGTCGGTATTTGTATACATCTGATTACGAGCATCTAACTCAATCGTATCAATTTTATTTTTATAGTCTGTATTGAAGTAAGTCACATGGCCTCGTACTCCATTTGGATTACTATAATAGAAACCGATTTCTTTATTGACACTCTTTTCAGGTTGCAAGTTAGGATTACCATGTATATAAATTGGGTTAGGATTTCCTCGTCCACCGGTAAATCCTACAATACCGCTTTGAGTCTGTGCTAATGTTGGCACTCTAAAGCCTGTACTTACACCACCTTTAACAGTCCATTTATCCGTTGCTTTATACACTAAGTAGCCTCGTGGCGTAAAATGATCATCAAATTTATCCGGATGTTCATAACGAACACCATAGGTAAAATCAAGTTTTGGCGCTACACTCCACGTATCTTCAGCATATAATGCCCACGTATCATTTTCTAACACACCCAATTTAGGACTGGTGCTGCCGCCTTCACGAAGCATGGAATCATCTAGTTTTTCCTTCCAGTAACGGAACCCAAAGGTAGCATGATGATCCGCCCACTTCGTCATTTCTAACTTAGTCTCGCCGATATAATTTTTATCTTTCATATCACGAGCACGGGTCTGGCGATTTGTATCTGTAAAAGTATATCCTTTCATAGCCGTATCATTATAGGTTAACGTTGTATTCCAAATCCCATAGGACTTAATATTCTCTGCGGCAAATACATATTTTTGACGGTCAAAACGCATGCCTAAATTGTTACCTGTGTTATCCCCACTTTGGTCAACACGAGATTTATCTAAATCAATCCAATAAGTATTGTCCATGGTTGGCGTCCATGTCACTTTAGTACCTAAGCTATAATTCTTAAGTTCCGATGGTGTTCGCATAGCCCCACGTACTGTAGAACCATCTTCTAGCGTAGAATTTTGACGATAAATATAGCTACCACGAAGTTCCATTCCTACTTTATCTTTTTGTAAAGGCCCACGAATACTCATAGACGTACGAGTTGTATCACCACGGCCTTCATCAGTTTCAAACGTATGGTCAACGCTAATATTACCATGAACTTCATTCGTAATTTTCTTTGTAATAATATTAATAGCGCCGCCCAAAGCATCAGAACCATATAACGTAGACATAGGTCCACGTACCACTTCAATTCGTTCAATGCTATTAGCTGGCGGAATAAAGCTATAAATCTGCTGATACATACCATTAGGGCCAATATCTTGTGACGAAGCCCCATTAACCGGCACTCCATCCACCATGATTAGTGTATACTTTTGATCCATACCACGAATACTTACGCCAGCAGCCCCCATACGACCATTAGAACCACGCACATCAATACCTTCTACATCCGATAATAGACCGGCAAAGTCGGTATAGTTTTTGCGAGCAATTTCTTCTTTAGTAATAACGGTAATATCGGCTGGCGAATTTTTCACTAACTGTGTGAAACCAGCGGCTGTCACTGAAATCGGTTCAATATGCACTGTTTTGTCAGCGTTAGCTTTTTCTGCTTGTTTATACTGCGCTGCATCTTGTGCATTAACTACAGGCGCATTAACTGCATTCGTAGTAAACGCTGCTGAATTATCCTGTATCCCTGTTGCTGCATACGAAGGTAACGTTACGGCTGCCAATACACTAGCAACTAATAGAGCCCGTTCTGTTCTTCGTTGTTGTTTCATACATACCTCCACACATAACCTACACAAATCACAAATAAAATTGAAAATAATTATTATTTATAATATTTACGATGTGAGTATACCTTGAAATAATCACTATTTCAAGTCGATTTCAGCATACATTCTACATGCAAATTATGCGAATATTGCAAGCTCCATTTCGTTTTTCCTGCTACAAAATTTAGATTTATGCTTTATTGTACACTAATTAATAAATGATATTTAATATCATTTATTAATGCTCCATTCCGTTTTCCTAAACTTCATATTTTACTCATTCACCTACAACGATTTACTTCACCAAACAATTCACTCATACAGCCAAATAAAAAGACAGTCCTACAATACTATC
This window encodes:
- a CDS encoding TonB-dependent receptor domain-containing protein gives rise to the protein MKQQRRTERALLVASVLAAVTLPSYAATGIQDNSAAFTTNAVNAPVVNAQDAAQYKQAEKANADKTVHIEPISVTAAGFTQLVKNSPADITVITKEEIARKNYTDFAGLLSDVEGIDVRGSNGRMGAAGVSIRGMDQKYTLIMVDGVPVNGASSQDIGPNGMYQQIYSFIPPANSIERIEVVRGPMSTLYGSDALGGAINIITKKITNEVHGNISVDHTFETDEGRGDTTRTSMSIRGPLQKDKVGMELRGSYIYRQNSTLEDGSTVRGAMRTPSELKNYSLGTKVTWTPTMDNTYWIDLDKSRVDQSGDNTGNNLGMRFDRQKYVFAAENIKSYGIWNTTLTYNDTAMKGYTFTDTNRQTRARDMKDKNYIGETKLEMTKWADHHATFGFRYWKEKLDDSMLREGGSTSPKLGVLENDTWALYAEDTWSVAPKLDFTYGVRYEHPDKFDDHFTPRGYLVYKATDKWTVKGGVSTGFRVPTLAQTQSGIVGFTGGRGNPNPIYIHGNPNLQPEKSVNKEIGFYYSNPNGVRGHVTYFNTDYKNKIDTIELDARNQMYTNTDRGKAQGVEFAYRTPIADDVNFNVNYTFTSSKITSGDYKGSPLTATPKHMVNAKIDWDANERTNVWFGMEYRNRIARYAGSTTANAKVVKELGKYYKSYAVFNLGASYKFDRGITLNAQINNIFDKDFDKSTMIDGTEYNYYYSSGKATGGTYLAGRSYWLSIGYNF
- a CDS encoding iron chelate uptake ABC transporter family permease subunit, encoding MANNQRRLLLLIGLFVMALGAYLMINMSTAQMAYALPRRLEKVAAVLLAGFGIAVSSVLFQTITHNRILTPSIIGFDSLYLLIQGGVLFIFGSTMTGILGESYYFLINVALMVVFADVLFRFLFQREQSYIYFILLGGVVCGMLFRSAFSFFMLLLDPDQFYVLQNKMFASFNLIPTDLLGIAAILTAIAIGYGWSLRRELDVFILGRENAHNLGIDTVHLQKRVLRVIALLVAVATALVGPITFLGLLVVNIAYQVLATYRHSILIGGTVLISWVTLLVGLVIVEHGLDFATNLTVIINGIGGSYFLYLLLKEGKSC
- a CDS encoding ABC transporter permease, which gives rise to MWKWILLLIIGAIASLFVGVADISWQTLTRENLQILVQSRIPRLIAILITGATMSIAGLIMQQLSQNKFAAPSTSGTIEAASLGLLVAMVFVGATTLWVKVAMAFVFALGGSWLFMAMLDRVVYKDALFIPLLGIMFGRVIAAMTTFIAYKYDLVQSLNAWMYGDFSGVLKGRYELLYLGIVVIMVTYLYAHKLTIAGFGESFAHSLGLNYQAVKRLGLTLVAISTATVVLTVGEISFIGLIIPNLVTMWRGDNIRANLPYVAIMGALFVLICDMIGRLIIFPYEVSVSLVIGVIGSMIFLTFLVRRKQHG